One Cucurbita pepo subsp. pepo cultivar mu-cu-16 chromosome LG11, ASM280686v2, whole genome shotgun sequence DNA window includes the following coding sequences:
- the LOC111805393 gene encoding DExH-box ATP-dependent RNA helicase DExH15 chloroplastic has protein sequence MPSPAINVFSIISPQHLWPPLSYPFPSSLCPRCSSPPIQATRFCRLKPLPIFSPFPVPFRPSVRSPRSIFSEKPQLSDVDEDEDEDEDEDEDEDDDDDDDVAAEEYDIDAFGELEQRYDEVELSMEATEISIAPEEFKSQRVEKLLGEVREFGEGIVDVDELASVYNFRIDKFQRQAIEAFLRGSSVVVSAPTSSGKTLIAEAAAVATVARKRRLFYTTPLKALSNQKFREFRETFGDSNVGLLTGDSAVNKDALVLIMTTEILRNMLYQSVGMASSESGLFHVDVIVLDEVHYLSDISRGTVWEEIVIYCPKEVQLICLSATVANPDELAGWIGQIHGKTELVTSTKRPVPLNWHFSTKTSLLPLLDEKGTHMNRKLSLNYLQLHASGAKLYKDDGSRRRNPKRHGNEISDDRTSSLSRQATLSKNDINSIRRSNVPQVVDTLWQLKSKDMLPAVWFIFSRKGCDAAVQYIEGKNLLDDYERSEVELALRKFRIQFPDAVRESAVKGLLQGVAAHHAGCLPLWKSFIEELFQRGLVKVVFATETLAAGINMPARTAVIASLSKRSNSGRTQLTSNELLQMAGRAGRRGIDKKGHVVLLQTPYEGAEECCKLLFAGIEPLVSQFTASYGMVLNLLAGAKVTHTSEMDGTKAFQAGRTLEEARKLVEQSFGNYVGSNVMIAAKEELVKIEKEIEVLNLEITDEAIDKKCRRLMSDVAYNELVELQEGLRSDKRQRTELRKEMELQRICALKSLLQNLGDGQLPFLCLQYKDSEGVQHSIPAVLFGNMDSSKLINMFPADNSLSGAEPNLGKNLDPGAESSYYVALGSDNSWYLFTEKWIKTVYKTGFPNVALTKGDPLPREIMRTLLDKEGMKWEKLADSELGSLSCMEGSLETWSWSLNVPVLNSLSENDELLQMSESYMESLTRYKEQRNKVSRFKKRISRTKGFREYKKILDMANIIEDKIRQLKARYKRLSNRIQQIEPSGWKEFLQISNVIHEIRALDINSHVMFPLGETAAAIRGENELWIAVVLRNKFLVQLKPTELAGVCASLVSEGIKIRPGRDNNYIFEPSRTVINMVNFLEEQRNSLLDLQQKHGVDIPCSLDSQFSGMVEAWASGLTWREIMMDCAMDEGDLARLLRRTIDLLAQIPKLPDIDPSLQRNASTASDVMNRSPISELAG, from the exons ATGCCCTCTCCCGCCATTAACGTTTTCTCCATCATTTCTCCCCAACATCTCTGGCCGCCATTATCTTATCCTTTCCCCTCCTCTCTATGTCCTCGTTGTTCTTCACCTCCGATTCAGGCCACGAGGTTTTGTCGCCTTAAACCTCTCCCCATCTTCTCTCCCTTTCCAGTTCCATTTCGACCTTCCGTCCGCTCTCCGAGGTCCATTTTCTCTGAAAAACCTCAACTCTCCGATGTCGACGAAGACGAGGATGAGGATgaggatgaagatgaagatgaagatgacgacgacgacgacgacgtgGCAGCCGAGGAGTACGATATCGATGCGTTTGGAGAATTGGAGCAGAGGTACGATGAAGTGGAATTGTCGATGGAAGCTACTGAAATCTCCATTGCACCTGAGGAGTTCAAATCGCAGAGAGTCGAAAAGCTTCTCGGTGAAGTTAGAGAGTTTGGAGAAGGAATTGTCGATGTTGATGAACTCGCTTCAGTTTATAATTTCCGTATCGACAAGTTTCAG CGACAAGCCATAGAAGCATTCTTGAGAGGATCGTCGGTGGTGGTATCGGCGCCTACCAGCAGTGGCAAGACTTTGATTGCGGAGGCGGCGGCTGTTGCTACTGTAGCCAGGAAGAGACGATTGTTTTACACGACTCCACTGAAAGCATTGTCGAATCAGAAGTTTCGGGAGTTCCG TGAGACGTTTGGAGACAGCAACGTTGGGCTTCTTACGGGAGATTCTGCAGTTAATAAAGATGCCCTGGTTTTGATCATGACTACAGAAATTTTGCGCAACATGTTGTATCAGAG TGTTGGAATGGCCTCATCTGAAAGTGGACTTTTTCACGTTGATGTAATTGTTTTGGATGAAGTTCATTACCTTAGTGATATCTCTCGGGGCACAGTGTGGGAAGAGATT GTTATTTATTGCCCAAAAGAAGTGCAGCTTATTTGTCTCTCTGCAACGGTTGCAAATCCAGATGAGCTGGCTGGCTGGATTGGTCAG ATTCATGGTAAAACTGAGTTAGTAACATCAACAAAGCGTCCAGTACCATTGAATTGGCATTTCTCTACAAAGACCTCTTTACTTCCTCTCCTTGACGAGAAAGGAACGCACATGAATAG GAAGCTGTCGCTCAATTATCTTCAGCTTCATGCTTCAGGAGCTAAATTGTACAAGGATGAtggatcaagaagaagaaacccaaaaaggCATGGGAATGAGATCAGCGATGACCGCACTAGCAGCCTGTCTAGACAAGCTACACTTTCAAAGAATGACATAAACTCAATCCGCCGTTCAAAT GTTCCTCAGGTCGTTGATACATTGTGGCAACTTAAGTCGAAAGATATGCTGCCTGCAGTTTGGTTTATATTTAGCAGGAAAGGATGTGATGCAGCTGTTCAGTACATTGAAGGAAAAAACCTGTTAGATGATTATGAGAGGAGTGAAGTTGAACTTGCATTGAGAAAATTTCGTATTCAATTTCCAGATGCTGTCCGGGAATCGGCTGTGAAAGGACTTCTGCAAGGAGTTGCTGCACATCATGCTGGTTGTCTGCCTCTGTGGAAGTCTTTCATTGAAGAGCTGTTTCAGAGGGGACTAGTGAAGGTTGTCTTCGCAACAGAAACATTAGCTGCTGGAATCAACATGCCAGCTAGGACAGCAGTTATTGCATCCCTGAGCAAACGAAGCAATAGTGGTCGTACCCAGTTAACCTCAAATGAACTGCTTCAAATGGCAGGGCGAGCTGGACGTCGAGGTATTGATAAAAAAGGTCATGTGGTGCTTCTTCAAACTCCATATGAAGGTGCTGAAGAGTGCTGCAAGCTCCTGTTTGCTGGCATCGAACCACTTGTTTCTCAGTTTACAGCTTCATATGGAATGGTATTGAATCTTCTCGCAGGTGCAAAGGTTACTCATACGAGTGAAATGGATGGGACAAAAGCTTTCCAAGCTGGGCGAACGCTGGAAGAAGCTAGGAAGTTGGTTGAGCAGAGTTTTGGAAACTATGTTGGGAGCAATGTCATGATTGCAGCAAAGGAGGAGCTtgttaaaatagaaaaagagatTGAAGTGCTCAATTTAGAAATAACTGATGAAGCAATTGATAAAAAATGCAGGAGGCTCATGTCAGATGTGGCATATAACGAGTTAGTAGAGCTGCAGGAGGGACTGCGATCAGATAAACGTCAAAGGACGGAACTACGAAAAGAGATGGAATTGCAAAGAATTTGTGCCCTCAAGTCTCTGTTACAAAATTTAGGAGATGGACAGTTGCCCTTTTTATGTTTGCAATACAAAGATTCTGAAGGAGTCCAACATTCAATTCCTGCAGTTCTCTTTGGAAACATGGACTCATCAAAGCTCATTAACATGTTTCCTGCTGATAATTCTTTGAGTGGTGCAGAACCAAATCTTGGTAAAAATCTGGACCCAGGTGCTGAATCATCTTATTATGTGGCTCTAGGTTCAGATAATTCTTGGTACCTATTTACTGAGAAATGGATCAAAACTGTTTATAAAACTGGCTTTCCTAATGTTGCTTTAACTAAAGGGGATCCTTTACCTCGGGAGATTATGAGGACACTTCTGGATAAAGAGGGAATGAAGTGGGAGAAGCTTGCTGATTCTGAGCTTGGCAGTTTATCATGTATGGAAGGATCTCTGGAAACATGGTCATGGAGTTTAAACGTGCCAGTTCTGAATAGTCTTTCTGAAAATGACGAACTCTTGCAAATGTCTGAATCATACATGGAATCCTTAACAAGGTACAAGGAGCAAAGAAATAAAGTTTCACGATTTAAGAAAAGGATATCTAGAACAAAAGGATTCAGAGAGTACAAGAAGATTTTAGATATGGCCAATATTATAGAGGACAAGATTAGACAATTGAAGGCTAGATATAAACGGCTAAGTAATCGAATTCAGCAAATCGAACCATCAGGCTGGAAAGAGTTTTTGCAGATCAGCAATGTCATACACGAAATTAGAGCACTGGATATAAATTCTCATGTAATGTTCCCACTCGGAGAAACTGCAGCTGCTATCCGTGGTGAAAATGAGCTCTGGATTGCCGTGGTTCTAAGAAATAAGTTCTTAGTACAACTAAAACCTACAGAGCTTGCTGGTGTCTGTGCAAGTTTAGTTTCTGAAGGCATCAAAATCCGCCCCGGAAGAGATAACAATTACATATTTGAGCCATCAAGAACTGTAATTAATATGGTTAATTTCTTAGAAGAGCAGAGAAATTCTCTGTTAGATCTTCAACAAAAGCATGGAGTGGACATACCATGTTCCTTGGACAGCCAATTTTCAGGAATGGTTGAGGCTTGGGCCTCTGGTTTGACTTGGAGAGAAATAATGATGGATTGTGCGATGGATGAGGGAGATCTGGCACGCCTCTTGCGACGAACAATCGACTTGTTGGCTCAAATTCCGAAGTTGCCTGATATTGATCCATCTTTGCAAAGAAATGCATCAACTGCTTCTGATGTCATGAATCGTTCACCAATAAGCGAATTGGCTGGATAA
- the LOC111805219 gene encoding paired amphipathic helix protein Sin3-like 3, with translation MKRSREDVNMESHLQRPVFPSRGESTVQSQMVGGGSIQKLTTNDALEYLKNVKDIFRDKKETYEDFLEVMKEFKAQRIDTAGVIARVKHLFKGHRDLILGFNTFLPKGFAITCSPEDETPPQKKKPVQFEEAINFVGKIKTRFEGDSHVYKSFLEILNLYRKENKSISEVYREVSALLQDHPDLLREFVHFLPDASATTSNNHVSSLRNSVLRDRNSSMPPIQQKERTMAPHADHDMGVNHPDCDHARVTIKGDKDKCQYSEKEKDRRDNTDSREQYRDIDKKFNEHDNSRDISMQSFSLKKKSTIRVEDTTSEKLRPGGEGMSFIEKIRQKLPNLDVYQEVVKCLDIFDKEIITRSELHSLVRDLLGRYPDLMDAFGEFMTLCDRTDGLLADIMSKKSLWNEGSLPRLVKVEEKDRNRDQERGDGVKERDHGNREKDNRLDKSVAFGHNDVGSHKMSLFSGKDKYFAKPINELDLSNCERCTPSYRLLPKNYPIPYASQRTEIGDHVLNDHWVSVTSGSEDYSFKHMRKNQYEESLFRCEDDRFELDMLLESVNVTSKRVEDLLEKVNLSDNPVHIEDHLTAALNLRCIERLYGDHGLDVMDVLRKNAPLSLPVILTRLKQKQEEWARCRSDFNKVWAEIYFKNYQKSLDHRSFYFKQQDTKSLSTKALLSEIKEISEKKHKEEDVLLSITAENKRPIIPNLEFDYPDQDIHEDLYHLIKYSCREICSTDQSDKAMKIWTTFLEPMLGIPSRPLGAEDSKETNRENNFAVRGTAVGMVEISSSSNGGGAESKLSDPPRTEVESIPPKQSSPCRVWPTNGDSCPEENSFHKENRVDSKVDALCKLQFNNKQENSNERLAKSNALVSSALEQENGKVIVETASGLRSTSSRTWNGSVDKGLELASSQGGGSSRPLLSNGVTAEGSNAPSFNEQCDGHSKIEREEGELSPTGELEDNFSNYQEASLDKAKDSAKDRQCFRTCADKVSCRGVTGETHIDADDEGEESARRSSEDSKNGSENCDISGTESVDGEDSTREGQDDGGHHDRDSKVESEGEAEGMDDAHSAEGDGTALPFSERFLLNVKPLAKYIPLALRDEKKNSRIFYGNDSLYVLFRLHRTLYERIRSAKINSSSGEKKWRASNDTSPNDLYSRFMSALRSLLDGSSDNMKFEDDCRSIIGTQSYVLFTLDKLIYKLVKQLQTVATDEMDTRLLQLYAYENSRKHGKDVDTVYHDNARVLLHDDNIYRIECSCTPGHLSIQLMEFGHDKPEVTAVSLDPNFSSYLHNDFLSILPDKKEKSGIYLHRNKCKYACRDDISAACQAMEGLKVVNGLECKITCNSSKVSYVLDTEDYLFRPKVRRRLNRSGSYSRHL, from the exons ATGAAGAGGTCCAGAGAGGATGTAAACATGGAATCACACCTCCAGCGTCCAGTATTTCCCTCTAGAGGAGAATC AACTGTGCAGAGCCAGATGGTGGGAGGTGGCAGTATTCAGAAACTAACAACGAATGATGCCCTAGAATATCTTAAGAATGTCAAGGACATCTTCCGAGACAAGAAGGAAACATATGAAGATTTTCTTGAAGTTATGAAAGAATTCAAGGCTCAAAG AATTGATACTGCCGGTGTCATAGCAAGAGTAAAGCATCTATTTAAAGGTCATCGTGACCTGATTTTGGGCTTTAATACTTTTTTGCCCAAAGGATTTGCAATAACTTGTTCTCCTGAGGATGAAACACCTcctcaaaagaagaagcctGTTCAATTTGAAGAAGCTATCAACTTTGTCGGTAAGATTAAG ACACGGTTCGAAGGTGATAGCCATGTATACAAgtcatttttagaaattttgaatttgtacaGGAAGGAAAACAAATCTATAAGTGAGGTGTACCGGGAG GTCTCTGCACTGCTGCAAGACCACCCAGATCTTCTCAGGGAGTTTGTTCATTTTCTGCCTGATGCTTCAGCCACAACCTCAAATAATCACGTGTCATCTCTGAGAAATTCTGTGCTTCGTGATAGAAATTCTTCAATGCCACCTATTCAACAA AAAGAAAGGACAATGGCTCCACATGCTGACCACGACATGGGTGTTAACCATCCTGATTGTGACCATGCTAGAGTAACTATAAAAGGTGATAAAGATAAATGTCAGTACAGTGAAAAAGAGAAGGACAGGAGAGACAACACAGATAGTAGGGAACAGTATAGGGACATTGATAAAAAGTTTAATGAGCATGATAACAGTAGGGACATCAGCATGCAAAGTTTTTCCCTAAAGAAGAAATCTACCATTAGGGTTGAAGATACAACTTCAGAGAAATTGCGTCCAGGTGGAGAAG GTATGTCTTTTATTGAGAAGATAAGGCAGAAGTTACCAAATCTTGATGTTTACCAAGAAGTTGTGAAGTGCCTTGATATATTTGACAAGGAAATAATCACTCGATCAGAACTGCATTCTCTg GTGAGAGATTTGCTTGGAAGATATCCAGACCTTATGGATGCTTTCGGTGAATTTATGACACTTTGTGACAGAACTG ATGGGcttctagcagatattatgaGTAAAA AATCCTTGTGGAATGAAGGTAGTTTACCAAGATTGGTGAAGGTAGAGGAAAAGGATAGAAATCGAGATCAGGAAAGGGGGGATGGTGTTAAAGAACGAGACCATGGAAATCGAGAAAAGGATAATAGGCTTGATAAAAGTGTTGCTTTTGGCCATAATGATGTTGGAAGCCACAAGATGTCTCTATTTTCTGGCAAGGACAAATATTTTGCAAAGCCTATCAATGAACTTGACCTCTCTAATTGTGAGCGGTGTACACCCAGTTACCGTCTTCTTCCGAAGAAT TATCCAATACCCTATGCTAGCCAAAGAACAGAAATTGGTGATCATGTTTTAAATGATCATTGGGTTTCTGTCACTTCAGGAAGTGAGGATTACTCTTTTAAACACATGCGCAAAAACCAGTATGAAGAAAGCCTCTTTCGTTGTGAGGATGACAG GTTTGAATTGGATATGTTGTTAGAGTCTGTTAATGTAACATCCAAGCGTGTCGAAGACTTATTAGAAAAAGTCAACTTGTCTGACAATCCAGTCCATATTGAAGATCATTTAACAG CAGCACTTAATTTGAGGTGCATCGAGCGCTTATATGGCGATCATGGTCTTGATGTGATGGATGTGTTAAGGAAGAACgctcctctttctctccctGTTATATTAACCCGTTTGAAGCAAAAGCAAGAAGAGTGGGCACGATGTCGATCtgattttaataaagtttgggctgaaatatattttaagaattatcaGAAATCACTGGATCATCGCAGCTTCTATTTCAAGCAGCAGGATACAAAGAGCTTAAGCACGAAAG CTTTGTTATCAGAGATCAAGGAAATTAGTGAAAAGAAGCATAAGGAAGAGGATGTCCTGCTCTCTATTACTGCAGAAAATAAACGACCTATAATCccaaatttggaatttgacTATCCTGATCAGGATATTCATGAAGATCTCTATCACCTTATCAAATATTCCTGTAGAGAAATATGCTCCACAGATCAATCCGATAAAGCTATGAAGATTTGGACAACCTTCCTGGAGCCCATGCTTGGTATTCCTTCACGGCCCCTGGGTGCTGAGGATTCCAAAGAAACTAATAGGGAAAATAATTTTGCAGTTAGAGGTACTGCAGTTGGCATGGTAGAGATCAGCAGTAGTTCTAATGGTGGAGGTGCTGAGTCCAAGCTGTCAGATCCTCCCAGAACTGAAGTAGAAAGCATTCCACCTAAACAATCAAGCCCTTGCAGGGTTTGGCCCACGAATGGAGATTCTTGTCCTGAAGAGAATAGTTTTCACAAAGAAAACCGTGTTGACAGCAAGGTTGATGCTCTCTGTAAATTGCAGTTCAACAACAAACAAGAGAATTCTAATGAGAGGTTGGCAAAATCCAATGCGTTGGTTAGCAGTGCACTCGAACAAGAGAATGGAAAAGTAATTGTAGAAACTGCATCAG GGCTGCGTTCTACTTCATCCAGAACTTGGAATGGTAGTGTTGATAAAGGGCTTGAGTTAGCATCATCGCAG GGTGGTGGTTCATCAAGGCCACTGTTGTCCAATGGTGTGACGGCCGAAGGCTCAAATGCTCCAAGTTTCAATGAACAATGTGATGGTCACTcaaagatagagagagaagagggcGAATTATCACCAACCGGAGAACTTGAggataatttttcaaattatcaaGAAGCTAGTCTCGATAAAGCAAAAGACAGTGCCAAAGACAGGCAATGTTTCAGAACATGTGCAGACAAAGTATCTTGCAGGGGTGTGACAGGAGAAACTCATATAGATGCTGATGACGAAGGGGAGGAAAGTGCTCGGCGGTCATCAGAAGACAGCAAAAATGGTTCTGAGAATTGTGATATTTCTGGAACCGAGTCTGTTGATGGAGAGGACAGTACTCGTGAAGGGCAGGATGATGGGGGTCATCATGACCGTGATAGTAAGGTTGAGAGTGAAGGTGAGGCTGAAGGAATGGACGATGCCCACAGTGCCGAGGGTGATGGAACAGCATTACCCTTTTCAGAACGTTTTCTTCTTAATGTGAAGCCTCTTGCCAAGTACATCCCATTGGCATTACGGGATGAAAAAAAGAACTCCCGAATTTTTTATGGAAATGACTCCctttatgttctttttagACTTCACCGA ACATTGTATGAGCGGATACGATCAGCAAAGATTAATTCATCATCTGGTGAGAAGAAGTGGAGGGCTTCAAATGATACTAGCCCTAATGATCTCTACTCCAG ATTTATGAGTGCACTTCGTAGTTTACTTGATGGTTCATCTGATAATATGAAGTTTGAGGACGACTGCCGATCTATTATTGGAACCCAGTCGTACGTTCTATTCACTTTGGACAAATTGATTTATAAACTCGTCAAACAG CTTCAAACCGTTGCTACTGATGAGATGGATACCAGGCTTCTTCAATTATATGCCTATGAGAATTCAAGAAAACATGGAAAAGATGTAGACACAGTTTATCATGATAACGCCCGTGTGCTTCTTCATGATGATAACATATACCGAATCGAATGT TCATGCACTCCAGGTCATCTATCCATTCAGCTAATGGAATTTGGCCATGATAAGCCCGAAGTTACGGCTGTTTCTCTGGATCCCAATTTCTCATCTTACCTGCACAATGATTTCCTTTCCATTCTCCCTGACAAAAAAGAGAAGTCCGGAATCTACTTACACAG AAATAAGTGCAAGTATGCCTGCAGGGATGATATCTCTGCTGCATGCCAGGCCATGGAAGGACTCAAGGTTGTCAACGGTCTGGAGTGTAAAATCACATGCAATTCATCAAAG GTCTCCTACGTTTTAGATACAGAAGACTATTTGTTTCGCCCAAAAGTCAGAAGAAGGTTGAATAGAAGTGGTTCTTACAGTCGCCACCTATGA
- the LOC111806112 gene encoding paired amphipathic helix protein Sin3-like 3, which produces MKNRGEADGSIRKLTAEDALEFLKNVKDVIGNETEKYEEFLQLMKDLAFQRIDIVGVITGVKRLFRGHNDLILGFNTFLPQRYAIACPLEDETPPRRRRPLKLGDALDYVSEVKRRFEGEFHIFNSFMRNLHLYKRGKKPLSELHREVCVLMQDHPDLVEGFADFLPCPSLTTTSNNDPEQNIGVDRPDEEGMSLIEKMNQKLREVDVPQQFVKCLDVFDREIITPSELHSMVALLLITRVADVDTEHSEDFYKRSTFRNGCRITNITLKK; this is translated from the exons ATGAAGAACCGCGGGGAGGCAGATGGAAGTATCCGGAAATTAACAGCGGAGGATGCCTTAGAATTTCTCAAGAATGTGAAGGACGTCATTGGAAACGAGAcggaaaaatatgaagaatttcttcaactCATGAAGGATTTAGCGTTTCAAAG AATTGACATTGTGGGCGTCATAACAGGGGTAAAGCGTCTATTCAGAGGTCATAATGACCTGATTTTGGGCTTTAATACTTTTTTGCCACAAAGATATGCAATAGCTTGTCCTCTTGAGGATGAAACGCCTCCTCGAAGGAGGCGGCCTCTTAAACTTGGAGACGCTTTGGACTATGTCAGTGAGGTTAAG AGACGGTTTGAAGGTGAGTTCCATatattcaattcatttatgAGAAATTTGCATTTGtacaaaagaggaaaaaagccTCTAAGTGAGCTCCACCGGGAG GTTTGTGTACTGATGCAAGACCACCCAGACCTTGTTGAGGGTTTTGCTGATTTTCTTCCTTGTCCTTCACTCACAACAACCTCAAACAATGATCCTGAGCAGAACATTGGTGTTGACCGTCCTGATGAAGAAG GTATGTCTTTAATTGAGAAGATGAATCAAAAGTTACGAGAAGTTGACGTTCCACAACAATTTGTGAAATGCCTTGATGTTTTTGACAGGGAAATAATCACTCCATCGGAACTGCATTCTATG GTGGCTCTTCTACTAATTACACGTGTAGCTGACGTGGACACGGAACACAGTGAAGATTTCTATAAGCGTTCAACTTTCAG GAATGGATGCAGGATTACAAATATCACCTTGAAAAAATGA